From the Bacillus sp. FJAT-22090 genome, the window ACGGTCTTTTTTGATTTCTTGTAATCTTTTTTGGAACGTTTCGTTAAATGAAGGATCGTTTTTTACTTTGTTATTTGCCTTGGAAGAGATGGTGCCTTTTAAGTTATTAAAAATCTCTGCTATAAATGGCACTGTCTTTCCGATTTCTTGCTTCTCTTCATAGATTTTCGTCAGTTTAGTTATTTCCTCAGGGTCCGTTATTTCTTTTAATAATGAAACATCTTCCCCGACACCAACTAAAAATAACGAGTTACCTACTTGAAGTAATTGTACTGACTTACCTTGACTAATCCCAACTCCACCTAAATTCTGAACAAGTTGGTTTGTTTGAAACGTTCTATTTCTACTATTTACAAAGCGCAATAGTCCATATAACAAAAGAATGACGAAAAGTAAGGCAAAAATCATTTTCACATAATCCCAAATAGTTATGGAAACACCACCGGATTCTATTTCTTCTGGAGTTTCGGTTTGTTCAACCGGTGTTTTATCTTTCTCATCTTGAGTTTTGTTAAAATATTCTTCAATACTTTCATTAGAATCAGTTGCAGCATAAACTTCTGCTTTTAATGGGTAGAACGCTAGTAAACAAATGAAACAGAAAACGAGGGTAAATTTCCTCATCCTATTATTACCCGATTGCTTTTGAAATTGCTTCAATTACACGGTCCGCTTGGAATGGTTTAACGATAAAATCTTTTGCCCCTGCTTGTATTGCATCAATAACCATCGCTTGTTGTCCCATTGCTGAGCACATAATAATAATGGCATTCGGATCTTTCGCTTTTATTTCTTTTAATGCAGCAATTCCGTCCATTTCTGGCATTGTAATATCCATAGTTACTAAATCTGGTTTTAATTCAGCATATTTTTCAACAGCTTGGACGCCGTCTCCAGCTTCTCCTACAACTTCAAAACCATTTTTTGATAAAATATCTTTGATCATCATACGCATAAACGCAGCGTCATCGACTATTAAAATTCTTTTTGACATGTTTTGTTTCCTCCATTGGTTATCTTAAATTATGAATGCGCTCTGCTTGACTTAAGATATCTGTAATACGAACTCCAAAATTCTCATCAATTACAACAACTTCCCCTTTTGCGATATGTCTATTATTTACAAGAATATCAACAGGTTCACCTGCTAGTTTATCTAGTTCAATGATAGATCCACTAGTGAGTTCCAGAATATCTTTTACAGTTCTTTTTGTACGACCTAATTCTACTGTTACTTGAAGTGGTATATCAAGTAGCAAATTTAAATTTCTTGATTCATTTTGAGTCAGATTAGGTGCATCAAAACTTGCAAATTGCGCTTGTTGTACTTCCACTTGCGGCGCTTGTGGACGGGGTTGCGTAAATTGCATTTGCGCTTGCGGCTGAGATTGTTCTTTTAATGGTTGTTGGTTTGATGGACTTGGAGTAGTTTCTACTCTTTCTTCCATAATTGTAGCAGCAACCTGGTCTTCTTCATCCTCACCCATCAATGATTTAACTAACTTCAAGCCAAATTCTAAAGGTAGTAATTGCATAATATTTGAATCAATTAAGTCTCCTACTTTTAAACGGAAGGAAATCTTTATTAGTAAATCGTCATTAGGAATTGCATCTGTTCCTTCATCTACTTCTAAGTTCATTAAATCTATAGATGGAGGAGAAATATCCACTTTTTTATTGAAAACAGTTGACATAGAAGTCGCAGCTGAACCCATCATTTGATTCATTGCTTCTTGCACTGCACTTAATTGAATTTCACTCATATTCGGTTGCGGATTTGTACCATCTCCACCTAGCATCAAATCTGCAATTATCGCAGCATCGGATTGCTTAATAACGAGTAAGTTCATTCCTATAAGTCCCGCAGTGTACTGAACTTGAACTGCAACATATGGATGTGGAAACTCTTCTTTTAATTTTGTACGATTGATCATACTAATGTTAGGTGTAGTAATATCAACTTTTTGACCTAATAGTGCAGATAATGCAGTTGCTGAGCTACCAAAAGAAATATTTCCTATTTCACCAAGTGTATCTTGAGCAAATGAATCTAAATAATCCTCAACATTAATAGTCTCAGAATTTGTAGTTTTTCCTTCATCTAAAGTCGTTCCTCTAAGGAGGGCTTCAATTTCTTCTTGGGAGAGCATATCATCACTCATCATCATCCTCTCCTCCTTTCAAAGTTTCAATGACTTGTACAGCCATTCTTTTTTTAAGTTTACCAGGTTGTGCAGTAAATTTCGGTATTTCTCCAACATTAATGATTAGTGGATCTTCAATTTTAGAATTCAACTGAATAACATCACCTAGTTGTAAAAACAGTAAATCTTCAATCGAAATATCTGTTCTTCCTAACTCGGCTACTACTGGAATTTCAGCTGATTTTACTCGTTTCTCTAATACTTTTAATTGTTCAGGAGAAACTTCTTTTTTGTTTGTTTGCATCCAATAACGAACAGATAAGTTAGGAACAATCGGTTCTAAAACAACATGTGGTATACAAATATTTATCATACCGCTCGTTTCACCAATTTCGGTATTGAATGAAATAACAACTACTGTTTCGTTTGGCGAAATCATTTGTAAAAATTGCGGATTTACTTCAAGCTCTGTTAAGATTGGGTCAATATCCGCGATATTAGCCCACGCTTCCCGAAGATTATCAAAAGACCGTTCGAATAAGTTTGTCATAATTTTCGTTTCAATTTCTGTCATATTATTTACTTTTGCATAAGCTTCCCCTTTACCACCCATTAACAGATCTAACATAGAATAAGCGATATTCGGATTAATCTCCATGAGAATATTTCCTTCAAGAGGAGGCACTTCAAAGACATTGATTAATGTCATATGAGGTACCGAACGGATAAATTCTTCAAACGGAATTTGATCAACAGAAACTACTGAAATTTGTACATAAGTTCTTAATTGGGCAGAAAAAAATGTTGTTAACAAACGAGCGAAGTTTTCATGGATACGTGTTAAGCTACGAATCTGATCTTTTGAAAATCGAAGTGCACGTTTAAAGTCATACACTCTTACTTTTCTTGCTTCTTGTTCACTCTTCATTTCATCTGCTGTCATTTCTCCTGTGGAAAGCGCACTTAACAACGCATCTATTTCGGATTGAGATAATATATCTCCTGCCAATCTGCCCACCTCCATTCAAAAAAGTTACGATTACTGAATTATATAAGAAGTTATATAAACTTGTTGCACCTCTCCATCATTCATTAATTCATTTATTTTAGTTTTCAATGATGACTGAAATGTTGCTTTACCTTGTTTACCTTCTAAATCTTCTGGCGTCATTTCAGAAAGCTCTGTAATAACAATGTTTTTTACTTGAAAATCACGTTTTATTAATTCTTCTGCAGCTTCTTTACTATCCGTTTGTACTTTTAGGGAAATACGGATAAATTTATTTCCAGCTAAATTTGTCGTTATTTCTGGTATATCTATGGAAGATTCAACAATTTCATCAATTGTTGGTCCTGTCTCCTCATCTGGTTTGTTTAACTGAGAAATAAAAAGCAATGCTACAACACCAAGTAATGTAATACAAACTAAAATAATTAGCATGATGGTTAAAAGTTTATTTTTACTCTTCATGTTCTTCACCTCTTAAATGGGGGTTCGATAAAATATGTATTTCTTTGTAAAACTGAGCGATTTTTTTGGCCACATCTTCTCTAGATTCTAACGCAACATATTTATGACCATTTGTGAGCGTTATCGTAGTATCCGGAAAAGATTCAACCGTCTCTATGTATAATGCATTCAACAAAAACTCTTTACCGTTTAAACGAGTCAAATTTATCAATATAAAGGGCCGGGCCATTAAAGGAACGGCCCAACCCTCCCTTACTTTCAACTAAGATTCTAATAAATTATCGTTTTAAGTTAACAAGCTCTTCTAAAATTTGGTCAGAAGTTGTAATAATTCGAGTGTTAGCTTGGAACCCACGTTGCGCAACGATCATGTCTGTGAACTCTTCAGAAAGGTCTACGTTTGACATTTCTAGGAATCCGGAGTTGACTGAACCTATACCTTCTTTAGTTGCAACTTGATTCATTGGTGCTCCTGAATTTGGAGATTCTTGAAAATAGTTTGACCCTGCTTTTGTAAGGCCTCCTGCATTTGGAAACTTAGCAAGAACTAACTGTCCGGCCCATTTTAGTGTACCTTCAGCATCAACAAAAGTAACAGTACCGTCTTGACCAATACTCATACTTTGAGCATTTGTAGGAATACGAATTGGTGTATATGCAACAGTTCCTGACCCAGCGGTAACCGGGTTGGTATCGTTTGTAAAGCCATCTGCATCAGTATCTAGATTTCCTGTAGCTGCTGTATTAGCTGTAACATCAGATGCATCTGGATAAGCAGTTGCAACATTAGCTGGATCACCGTCCCACCCAGAAACTGCTGAACCAACCACAAATTTACCATCAGAGTTTATTAAGTATCCATTTCCGTCCATATAAAAGTTTCCTGCTCTTGTATACAATGGATTTGTAAATTCACCAGGTGTTGCTGATGCAGGATCTACTCCAATCCCATCTG encodes:
- the fliL gene encoding flagellar basal body-associated protein FliL; its protein translation is MKSKNKLLTIMLIILVCITLLGVVALLFISQLNKPDEETGPTIDEIVESSIDIPEITTNLAGNKFIRISLKVQTDSKEAAEELIKRDFQVKNIVITELSEMTPEDLEGKQGKATFQSSLKTKINELMNDGEVQQVYITSYIIQ
- the fliM gene encoding flagellar motor switch protein FliM; translation: MAGDILSQSEIDALLSALSTGEMTADEMKSEQEARKVRVYDFKRALRFSKDQIRSLTRIHENFARLLTTFFSAQLRTYVQISVVSVDQIPFEEFIRSVPHMTLINVFEVPPLEGNILMEINPNIAYSMLDLLMGGKGEAYAKVNNMTEIETKIMTNLFERSFDNLREAWANIADIDPILTELEVNPQFLQMISPNETVVVISFNTEIGETSGMINICIPHVVLEPIVPNLSVRYWMQTNKKEVSPEQLKVLEKRVKSAEIPVVAELGRTDISIEDLLFLQLGDVIQLNSKIEDPLIINVGEIPKFTAQPGKLKKRMAVQVIETLKGGEDDDE
- a CDS encoding flagellar FlbD family protein, coding for MINLTRLNGKEFLLNALYIETVESFPDTTITLTNGHKYVALESREDVAKKIAQFYKEIHILSNPHLRGEEHEE
- a CDS encoding response regulator — protein: MSKRILIVDDAAFMRMMIKDILSKNGFEVVGEAGDGVQAVEKYAELKPDLVTMDITMPEMDGIAALKEIKAKDPNAIIIMCSAMGQQAMVIDAIQAGAKDFIVKPFQADRVIEAISKAIG
- the fliY gene encoding flagellar motor switch phosphatase FliY encodes the protein MSDDMLSQEEIEALLRGTTLDEGKTTNSETINVEDYLDSFAQDTLGEIGNISFGSSATALSALLGQKVDITTPNISMINRTKLKEEFPHPYVAVQVQYTAGLIGMNLLVIKQSDAAIIADLMLGGDGTNPQPNMSEIQLSAVQEAMNQMMGSAATSMSTVFNKKVDISPPSIDLMNLEVDEGTDAIPNDDLLIKISFRLKVGDLIDSNIMQLLPLEFGLKLVKSLMGEDEEDQVAATIMEERVETTPSPSNQQPLKEQSQPQAQMQFTQPRPQAPQVEVQQAQFASFDAPNLTQNESRNLNLLLDIPLQVTVELGRTKRTVKDILELTSGSIIELDKLAGEPVDILVNNRHIAKGEVVVIDENFGVRITDILSQAERIHNLR
- a CDS encoding flagellar hook-basal body complex protein; protein product: MIRSMYSGISGLKNFQTKLDVIGNNISNVNTYGFKKGRTVFKDLISQTTSGASASTDTRGGVNAKQVGLGSQLSAIDTIHSGGSLQSTGNTLDLAISGDGFFIVADGIGVDPASATPGEFTNPLYTRAGNFYMDGNGYLINSDGKFVVGSAVSGWDGDPANVATAYPDASDVTANTAATGNLDTDADGFTNDTNPVTAGSGTVAYTPIRIPTNAQSMSIGQDGTVTFVDAEGTLKWAGQLVLAKFPNAGGLTKAGSNYFQESPNSGAPMNQVATKEGIGSVNSGFLEMSNVDLSEEFTDMIVAQRGFQANTRIITTSDQILEELVNLKR
- a CDS encoding flagellar biosynthetic protein FliO; the protein is MRKFTLVFCFICLLAFYPLKAEVYAATDSNESIEEYFNKTQDEKDKTPVEQTETPEEIESGGVSITIWDYVKMIFALLFVILLLYGLLRFVNSRNRTFQTNQLVQNLGGVGISQGKSVQLLQVGNSLFLVGVGEDVSLLKEITDPEEITKLTKIYEEKQEIGKTVPFIAEIFNNLKGTISSKANNKVKNDPSFNETFQKRLQEIKKDRSDVLNDWKTKEREENE